In a single window of the Rhodoferax saidenbachensis genome:
- a CDS encoding flagellar assembly protein FliH, translating into MTRAHSRFISGPELGTVVDWDFGAVDQGSLRFAAKLKAQAEAEEQARAVATRQAGFADGHAKGYAEGYEQGHAQATLEGQRQINEYISTQGEAAARTFAQLFESASSQIADAEQTMAQGVLELACELARQVLRHEFSANPNALQPVVREALSTLTVDNKAAVVRLNPVDLDVLAEVLPQEFPGLALTLVPDAAMTRGGCLVESAGTVVDGTVEKRWLRAVSSLGLESSWEAPDAHD; encoded by the coding sequence ATGACACGCGCACACTCACGTTTTATCTCCGGGCCCGAACTTGGCACTGTTGTCGACTGGGACTTTGGTGCAGTAGACCAGGGCTCTCTGCGCTTTGCCGCCAAGCTCAAGGCACAGGCTGAGGCCGAAGAGCAGGCGAGGGCGGTTGCGACCCGACAGGCTGGCTTTGCCGATGGACATGCCAAGGGTTACGCAGAAGGCTACGAGCAAGGGCATGCCCAGGCCACCCTCGAAGGGCAGCGGCAAATCAACGAATACATCAGCACCCAGGGCGAGGCAGCTGCACGCACGTTTGCGCAATTGTTTGAGTCTGCAAGTTCCCAGATTGCGGACGCCGAGCAGACCATGGCCCAGGGCGTGCTGGAGTTGGCCTGCGAGCTGGCCCGCCAGGTCTTGCGGCACGAGTTTTCGGCCAATCCCAATGCGCTGCAACCCGTCGTTCGAGAGGCGCTCAGCACCCTGACCGTGGACAACAAAGCCGCAGTGGTACGCCTGAACCCTGTCGATCTGGATGTGTTGGCAGAAGTTTTGCCGCAGGAATTCCCCGGTTTGGCACTTACCCTGGTGCCGGATGCCGCCATGACCCGCGGCGGTTGCCTGGTGGAATCTGCTGGCACCGTGGTGGACGGCACGGTGGAAAAGCGCTGGCTGCGTGCCGTCTCCAGTCTGGGGTTGGAGTCGTCCTGGGAGGCGCCTGATGCTCACGACTGA
- a CDS encoding FkbM family methyltransferase has translation MADTDFQFHYHHVGGRGGNLPFEEGPMRVPKQFYPDIQLHLYDADPDCEKQLAGKGFACPTQVHTKALWSEKGNKTLYVYYDPHASSFLRANPAMAKHYRWQPQCGDFELGTMLRPVKNIPMAVESLDAHVAESKVRVDFLSLDTQGAELDILKGALQTCSDSVVGVMAEISLDPLYEGQGLFTTLTDHLRTLHFSLVTVNWNELGSYRAPLGFRSKSCPIDGDAYYIKDAVAVSYHPEPYRDLMKLAFLSLTFGLLERCMEALVLAKDLQSDFSGPVPSYVTMLQELLRAFEATPKVFPVTLQDFYGRPNEQVHLTVEVIRARYFSAMPVELRQPHLVNLITLAATAQTPVEGFLAASGFEALAAEVTERRIKEAMHTLQYIGVPIAKQDGRTIYNAAVEPEIRAIPYTGASTSSQGA, from the coding sequence ATGGCAGACACAGATTTCCAGTTCCATTACCACCACGTGGGTGGGCGCGGCGGCAATCTGCCATTTGAAGAGGGCCCCATGCGTGTGCCCAAACAGTTTTATCCGGATATCCAGCTGCATTTGTATGACGCGGACCCCGATTGCGAAAAACAACTGGCGGGCAAAGGGTTTGCCTGCCCCACGCAGGTGCACACCAAGGCGCTGTGGAGCGAGAAGGGCAACAAAACCCTTTACGTGTACTACGACCCGCATGCAAGCTCGTTCTTGCGAGCCAACCCAGCGATGGCAAAGCACTACCGCTGGCAACCGCAATGTGGGGATTTCGAGCTGGGCACCATGCTGCGACCCGTCAAGAACATCCCCATGGCGGTTGAGTCACTGGATGCACATGTCGCCGAGTCCAAAGTACGCGTGGATTTTCTCAGTCTGGATACACAAGGCGCCGAGCTGGACATTCTGAAAGGGGCTTTGCAAACCTGCTCCGACTCGGTGGTTGGCGTCATGGCAGAGATTTCACTGGATCCGCTGTACGAGGGACAAGGACTGTTCACCACCCTGACTGACCACCTGCGCACCCTGCATTTCAGCCTGGTGACCGTGAACTGGAACGAGTTGGGCAGTTACCGGGCGCCGTTGGGCTTCCGGAGCAAGAGTTGCCCCATTGATGGAGACGCTTACTACATCAAGGATGCGGTAGCCGTCTCGTACCACCCCGAGCCGTATCGGGATCTCATGAAGCTGGCTTTCCTGTCGCTCACCTTTGGCCTGTTGGAGCGATGCATGGAAGCGCTGGTCTTGGCGAAAGACCTGCAGTCTGATTTCTCGGGCCCCGTCCCGTCGTATGTGACCATGTTGCAGGAGTTGCTGCGTGCCTTTGAAGCCACGCCCAAGGTCTTTCCTGTCACCTTGCAGGACTTTTATGGGCGCCCGAACGAGCAGGTCCACCTCACGGTGGAGGTCATCCGGGCCCGCTATTTCTCGGCCATGCCTGTGGAGTTGCGCCAGCCGCACTTGGTGAACCTGATCACGCTGGCCGCTACGGCCCAGACGCCGGTGGAAGGGTTTCTGGCCGCATCGGGTTTTGAGGCATTGGCCGCTGAAGTGACAGAGCGCCGGATCAAGGAAGCCATGCACACCTTGCAATACATCGGCGTTCCAATTGCGAAACAGGATGGCCGAACCATCTACAACGCGGCCGTAGAGCCAGAAATACGCGCCATTCCCTACACGGGCGCGAGCACATCCAGCCAGGGCGCCTAG
- the fliF gene encoding flagellar basal-body MS-ring/collar protein FliF: protein MSAVATIPVNPTIGQRFAGLDQRQRLRLALGVALFVAIAVVGLVMGRQSEWRVLYSNLADKDGGAVIAQLTTLNVPYKYTEGGGSILVPAERVHDVRLKLASLGLPKGSVSGFEMMESNRFGMTQFQERLTFQRGLEGELTRSIQALSSVSSARVHLALPNQNGFFREQQKPSASVLLSLHPGRTLDRTQLAGIVHLVASSVPEMNPSAVSVLDDTGKLLSNTDNAGGADAEQLQYVQQIEQIYSRRILDILEPIVGKQNIKAQVTAELDFSQTESTTESHKPNQTPDSGAVRSQQMVESINGVTPTPPAGVPGATTNQPPAQPSAPINGQAQPLAANGQTGSGAAANGSSKKESIINYEVDKTVRVVKGATGVVKRINAAVVVNNQSVTDDKGKTTSVPLTEAQIEKMTALVRETVGFNKDRGDSVNLMNAPFALEKSEGDGIPLWRQPEIVDIARSFAWPLGTLALAALVLLGVIRPVMKTIAQPPIIASDLDENNRLDALEGETPERPQLGGPASADTAQATAAELRLEDARKLTRDNPAAVANIVKTWINGEAPA, encoded by the coding sequence ATGTCAGCAGTTGCCACCATTCCTGTAAACCCGACCATTGGTCAGCGATTTGCCGGGCTCGACCAGCGCCAGCGCCTGCGCTTGGCCTTGGGCGTCGCGCTTTTTGTGGCCATCGCGGTGGTGGGGCTGGTGATGGGGCGCCAATCCGAATGGCGTGTGCTGTACTCCAATCTGGCCGACAAAGACGGCGGTGCCGTGATCGCCCAACTCACCACGCTGAACGTCCCCTACAAGTACACAGAAGGCGGTGGCTCGATTCTGGTTCCGGCTGAACGTGTGCATGACGTGCGGCTCAAGCTGGCGTCGCTGGGTTTGCCCAAGGGATCGGTCAGTGGGTTCGAGATGATGGAGTCCAACCGTTTTGGCATGACCCAGTTCCAGGAGCGGCTGACGTTCCAGCGCGGCCTGGAGGGGGAGTTGACGCGGTCCATTCAGGCGCTGTCGTCCGTGTCGAGCGCGCGCGTGCATTTGGCCTTGCCCAATCAGAATGGTTTCTTTCGGGAGCAGCAAAAGCCTTCCGCATCTGTGTTGCTGAGCCTGCATCCCGGTCGCACGCTGGACCGCACCCAACTGGCAGGCATTGTTCACCTGGTCGCTTCTAGCGTGCCCGAAATGAACCCGTCTGCGGTGAGCGTGCTGGATGACACGGGCAAGTTGCTTTCCAACACGGACAATGCGGGCGGTGCGGATGCTGAGCAACTGCAGTACGTGCAGCAAATCGAGCAGATCTACAGCCGGCGCATTCTGGACATTCTGGAGCCCATCGTGGGCAAGCAAAACATCAAGGCCCAGGTAACGGCCGAACTGGACTTTTCGCAAACCGAGTCCACCACCGAGTCCCACAAACCGAACCAGACACCGGACAGCGGCGCTGTGCGCAGCCAGCAAATGGTGGAAAGCATCAATGGGGTCACCCCCACACCGCCCGCCGGCGTCCCTGGTGCCACGACCAACCAGCCTCCGGCCCAGCCTTCTGCGCCGATCAACGGACAGGCGCAGCCACTGGCCGCCAACGGACAGACGGGATCGGGCGCAGCCGCCAACGGCAGCTCCAAGAAAGAATCCATCATCAACTATGAGGTGGACAAGACGGTGCGCGTGGTCAAGGGTGCGACGGGTGTCGTCAAGCGCATCAATGCCGCCGTGGTGGTGAACAACCAGAGTGTCACCGACGACAAGGGCAAGACCACCAGCGTGCCCCTCACCGAGGCACAGATCGAGAAAATGACGGCGCTGGTACGCGAAACCGTGGGTTTCAACAAGGACCGTGGCGACTCCGTCAACCTGATGAACGCACCGTTTGCGCTAGAAAAGAGCGAAGGCGATGGTATTCCGCTGTGGCGCCAGCCCGAAATTGTGGACATTGCCCGCAGCTTTGCCTGGCCGCTGGGAACCCTTGCACTGGCTGCCCTGGTGCTGCTGGGGGTTATCCGCCCGGTCATGAAAACTATCGCCCAGCCGCCCATCATTGCGTCAGACCTTGACGAAAACAACCGCCTGGATGCGCTGGAAGGCGAAACACCGGAGCGTCCCCAGTTGGGTGGCCCTGCCAGTGCTGACACTGCGCAAGCCACGGCTGCCGAGCTTCGCCTGGAAGACGCCCGTAAATTGACGCGTGACAACCCCGCTGCAGTGGCCAATATTGTCAAGACATGGATCAACGGAGAGGCACCGGCGTAA
- a CDS encoding nucleotidyltransferase family protein produces the protein MKAILLAAGLGTRLRPVTNTTPKCLVPIHGKPLLGYWLDLLLQSGTTDQVLINTHYLPDAVRQYVAASPWNAAVRLVHEDTLLGTGGTVLQNRGFLGDQAFMLVHADNLTRFDPAAFIAAHTNRPAGTELTMMTFDTDAPQTCGIVELDARGVVQAFHEKQPNPPGRRANAAVYIFEPSVVDYIVSLNREVCDISTEVLPHFLGRMNTFHNADYHRDIGNLESLALAEREY, from the coding sequence GTGAAAGCCATCCTGCTGGCTGCGGGCCTGGGAACCCGCTTGCGGCCCGTGACCAACACCACGCCCAAGTGTCTGGTGCCCATCCACGGCAAACCGTTGTTGGGGTATTGGCTGGACCTGTTGCTGCAAAGCGGCACGACAGATCAGGTGCTGATCAACACCCACTACCTGCCGGATGCCGTGCGCCAGTACGTGGCGGCATCGCCCTGGAACGCCGCTGTACGGCTGGTGCATGAAGACACATTGCTGGGTACGGGCGGCACCGTACTCCAGAACCGTGGTTTCCTGGGCGATCAGGCTTTCATGCTGGTGCATGCGGACAACCTGACACGTTTCGATCCTGCTGCGTTCATTGCCGCGCATACGAATCGCCCCGCGGGAACCGAACTCACCATGATGACTTTCGACACCGATGCCCCGCAGACTTGCGGCATTGTCGAGCTGGATGCGCGTGGTGTGGTGCAGGCTTTTCATGAGAAACAGCCCAACCCGCCAGGGCGCCGGGCCAATGCGGCGGTGTACATCTTCGAGCCCTCGGTGGTGGACTACATCGTCAGCCTGAATCGTGAGGTCTGCGACATCAGCACCGAGGTATTGCCGCATTTCTTGGGGCGAATGAATACCTTTCACAACGCCGACTACCACCGCGACATCGGAAACCTCGAAAGTTTGGCGTTGGCAGAGCGCGAGTATTAA
- the fliE gene encoding flagellar hook-basal body complex protein FliE — translation MDLKLTPVSMPTAIRPGQGARATTSAGAEGVGGGFSSAFKSALESVSASQNEATRLQQEVQMENPKVSLEETMVAIQKAQIGFQATLHVRNRMVQAYTDIMNMQV, via the coding sequence ATGGACCTCAAGCTCACCCCAGTGTCAATGCCCACCGCGATTCGCCCCGGTCAGGGTGCGCGCGCGACGACATCGGCAGGGGCAGAAGGCGTAGGCGGCGGGTTCTCCAGCGCATTCAAGAGCGCCCTTGAATCCGTCAGTGCGTCCCAAAACGAAGCCACCCGCCTGCAACAGGAAGTTCAGATGGAGAACCCCAAGGTTTCCCTGGAAGAAACCATGGTGGCGATTCAGAAGGCGCAGATCGGCTTCCAGGCTACGCTGCATGTGCGCAACCGCATGGTGCAGGCGTATACGGACATCATGAACATGCAGGTCTAG
- the fliG gene encoding flagellar motor switch protein FliG: MAQDDGLQDAAILMMSLGEAEASEVFKHLSPKEVQKLGEAIAKTTQVTRERVDEVVVKFTGIAASQSLLVSNSGDYVRSVLKLALGDDKAALLIDRILQGGDVSGIESLKWMDPLSVAELLRNEHPQIVAAILVHLEYDQAADVLKNLTERQRNEVMLRVATMEGIQPTALKDLNEVLFKVLAGGDKIRKASLGGIKTAAEMINLMGTAIEGTVIESIRSHDADLAQKIMDKMFVFDDVIKLDDKAIQMVLKEVSSDVLIVALKGAQPELKEKILANMSSRAAATLREDLESRGPMRLSEVEAQQKEILKTVRRLADEGQIVIGGGGGDDAMV; this comes from the coding sequence ATGGCACAAGACGATGGACTCCAAGACGCGGCAATTCTGATGATGTCACTCGGTGAAGCCGAGGCATCCGAGGTATTCAAGCACCTGTCACCCAAAGAGGTGCAGAAGCTGGGTGAGGCCATTGCCAAGACCACCCAGGTCACACGTGAGCGTGTGGACGAGGTGGTCGTCAAATTCACGGGTATCGCAGCATCCCAGAGCCTGCTGGTCTCCAATTCGGGCGACTATGTTCGTTCCGTACTGAAGCTGGCACTGGGCGATGACAAGGCCGCGCTGCTCATTGACCGCATCCTGCAAGGCGGCGATGTTTCCGGCATTGAAAGCCTGAAGTGGATGGACCCGCTTTCCGTGGCCGAACTGCTGCGCAACGAACACCCGCAAATTGTGGCGGCAATTCTGGTGCACCTGGAGTACGACCAGGCGGCTGACGTGCTGAAAAACCTGACCGAGCGCCAGCGCAATGAGGTGATGCTGCGTGTGGCCACCATGGAAGGTATCCAGCCTACAGCCCTGAAGGACCTGAACGAAGTGCTGTTCAAGGTACTGGCCGGTGGCGACAAGATACGCAAGGCCTCTTTGGGCGGTATCAAGACGGCGGCCGAAATGATCAATCTGATGGGCACCGCGATCGAGGGCACCGTCATTGAGTCGATTCGCAGCCACGATGCGGACCTGGCCCAGAAGATCATGGACAAGATGTTTGTGTTTGACGACGTCATCAAGCTGGACGACAAGGCGATCCAGATGGTTCTCAAGGAAGTGTCGTCCGATGTGCTGATCGTCGCGCTCAAAGGCGCCCAGCCCGAACTCAAGGAAAAGATTTTGGCGAACATGTCTTCGCGTGCGGCGGCCACCCTGCGGGAAGACCTGGAGTCGCGTGGTCCCATGCGTCTGTCCGAAGTGGAGGCGCAGCAGAAGGAAATTCTCAAGACAGTGCGTCGTCTGGCAGACGAAGGACAGATTGTTATTGGCGGCGGAGGTGGCGACGACGCCATGGTTTGA
- a CDS encoding sugar 3,4-ketoisomerase: protein MNIDRCQILDLPKIHDPRGNLTFIESNNQIPFAIERVYYLYDVPGGSERGGHAHKELHQLIIAMSGSFDVVLDDGKEKKRVHLNRSYSGLYVCPMIWRELDNFSSGAVCMVLASNTYSEDDYYRDYAEFMRTRWGA, encoded by the coding sequence ATGAATATTGACCGCTGTCAGATTCTTGACCTCCCCAAAATCCACGATCCGCGTGGCAACCTGACTTTCATCGAATCAAATAACCAAATTCCGTTTGCGATCGAACGGGTGTACTACCTGTACGACGTGCCAGGCGGTTCCGAACGCGGCGGGCATGCGCACAAGGAACTGCACCAGCTCATCATCGCCATGTCGGGTAGTTTTGACGTGGTGCTGGACGATGGCAAGGAAAAGAAGCGGGTGCATCTGAACCGCTCATACAGCGGCCTTTACGTCTGCCCCATGATCTGGCGCGAGCTGGACAACTTCTCCTCCGGTGCGGTGTGTATGGTCCTGGCGTCCAACACCTACTCCGAGGACGACTATTACCGCGATTACGCGGAATTCATGCGGACCAGGTGGGGCGCATGA
- a CDS encoding DegT/DnrJ/EryC1/StrS family aminotransferase, which produces MIEFLNLKRVNAPHEAAIQDAIQRVLASGWYILGQETEAFEREFAAYCGAAHCISVANGLDALQLILRGYGIGPGDEVIVPSNTFIATWLAVSQVGATPVPVEPDPLTHNLDPARIAAAVTQRTRAIMPVHLFGQPADMDAIQQIADQHGLRVIEDAAQAHGARYKGRRTGALGDAAAFSFYPGKNLGALGDGGAITTNDADLAARLRKLRNYGSSVKYQHDVAGINSRLDELQAAVLRAKLKHLDAENDARRAVAAQYLAALAGTPLVLPQVLPGAEPVWHLFVVGSTQRDRLQAGLLKEGVGTIVHYPKACHLQGAYASGVWPALPIAERLQDAVLSLPMAPYLTADDVQAVSAAVRKSLSI; this is translated from the coding sequence ATGATCGAGTTCCTGAATCTCAAGCGGGTCAACGCACCGCACGAAGCGGCCATTCAAGATGCCATCCAGCGGGTCCTGGCGTCGGGCTGGTACATCCTCGGGCAAGAGACAGAGGCTTTCGAGCGCGAGTTTGCGGCCTACTGCGGTGCGGCGCACTGCATCAGCGTGGCCAACGGGCTCGATGCTTTACAGCTTATCTTGCGCGGCTATGGCATTGGGCCGGGCGACGAGGTCATCGTGCCGTCGAACACCTTTATTGCGACCTGGCTGGCGGTCAGCCAGGTGGGTGCCACGCCAGTTCCCGTGGAGCCCGATCCGCTGACCCACAACCTGGACCCGGCGCGCATTGCCGCCGCCGTCACCCAACGCACCCGCGCCATCATGCCGGTACACCTGTTCGGGCAGCCCGCGGATATGGATGCCATCCAGCAGATCGCAGACCAGCATGGACTGCGGGTGATTGAAGATGCCGCGCAGGCCCATGGTGCCCGTTACAAGGGGCGGCGCACCGGTGCGCTGGGCGATGCCGCGGCTTTCAGCTTTTACCCTGGCAAAAACCTGGGTGCTTTGGGGGATGGTGGCGCTATCACCACCAACGATGCGGACCTGGCAGCCCGCTTGCGCAAGCTGCGCAACTACGGCTCCAGTGTGAAGTACCAACACGACGTTGCAGGCATCAACTCCCGGCTCGACGAGCTGCAGGCTGCGGTGTTGCGGGCCAAATTGAAACATCTGGATGCCGAAAATGACGCCCGACGCGCTGTGGCCGCGCAGTACCTGGCCGCGCTGGCAGGCACACCGCTGGTTTTGCCCCAGGTGTTGCCCGGCGCGGAACCGGTCTGGCATCTGTTTGTGGTGGGTTCGACCCAGCGGGATCGGCTGCAGGCCGGGTTGCTGAAAGAGGGGGTTGGCACCATCGTGCATTACCCCAAGGCCTGCCACCTGCAAGGCGCCTACGCCTCGGGCGTCTGGCCCGCACTGCCGATTGCCGAGCGGCTGCAGGATGCGGTGCTGAGCCTGCCCATGGCGCCCTATCTCACGGCGGACGATGTCCAGGCAGTGAGTGCTGCGGTCCGTAAATCGCTATCTATTTAG
- a CDS encoding GNAT family N-acetyltransferase codes for MTLPKQTLTGKSINLRAVTVGDAAFILKLRLDATLNTHLSATDPDVHKQVTWIEQHPWGQGQYYCIVEDKNANAVGTVRLYDFQGDSFCWGSWILLPEAPRKAAIESALLVYEFGFYQLGFLRSHFDVRKQNTRVIDFHQRLGAKIVRESALDYFFSYSREDYEAIKERYQSFLP; via the coding sequence ATGACCTTGCCAAAGCAGACCCTGACGGGGAAAAGCATCAACCTGCGCGCCGTAACGGTGGGGGATGCGGCTTTCATTTTGAAACTGCGCCTGGATGCCACGCTCAATACACACCTGAGTGCTACTGATCCGGATGTTCACAAGCAGGTCACCTGGATAGAACAGCACCCCTGGGGACAAGGCCAGTATTACTGCATTGTGGAAGACAAGAATGCCAACGCCGTGGGCACGGTGCGTTTGTACGACTTTCAGGGGGACTCTTTTTGCTGGGGCAGCTGGATCCTGCTGCCCGAAGCGCCCCGCAAGGCCGCCATAGAGTCTGCCCTGCTGGTGTACGAATTCGGTTTTTACCAACTCGGGTTTCTGCGCTCACACTTTGATGTGCGCAAACAAAACACGCGGGTCATCGACTTCCACCAGCGCCTTGGCGCCAAAATTGTCCGCGAGTCTGCGCTGGATTACTTTTTCAGCTACAGCCGCGAAGACTACGAAGCCATCAAAGAGCGTTATCAAAGCTTCTTGCCTTAG
- a CDS encoding glycosyltransferase family 61 protein produces MSTATLFDAIAASSAHITHQPSAANPLPTEAALSTGERGALAEMLGATRPGFVLCVQQQADPRRLQEIAELAAQAGALPCRILALILDGAGPLPSSLTLPEGLTVTWCYAQLDTNTLATMLTQHETKVDAILLDPAVSDAPLLEWLAAGRTLGQAKVWTFGMHGWDTAKFRTIESAAAAQRLHLTFTANVWIATPEGWTLPRLAAPIAGTVEPVRYGSIPATTDEIWDRAAFLKCIETGVSGYRKHGDRQAFANQLPVNIASQSPEVQEDYTRLHFPPYKDTESTEPHLIASLRNVRVSGVRGYIYSRNNELLEQSFGIGHAGVAALKDLLPPYEPILRKAVATTEQFQWLTMAGVFSPSVHLSEPHIVAMWPDTYIYHHWLVGCLTRFWYLDEYPELADLPIVMNPFIRRYQFEYMEMLGLKKNRLVFSNDSVSLHLKQAIYPTHFGTAPHSPAAIHWLRSKFLKHAAKVPAGYESGLYYISRKDGRSREITNESEVLEFLKPYGFQIVEWSAFSVAEQIAMAHHAKVIIGAHGSNMSNTVYINPACKVLDIRNTKNTGHDLTISAATQVISGKFYATPTYCPPQHGRLRTDTSLDMSHDNHSIDMADFKAVFSQMMDS; encoded by the coding sequence ATGAGTACCGCGACTCTTTTTGACGCCATTGCCGCGTCCAGTGCACACATCACGCACCAGCCGAGTGCGGCAAACCCTTTGCCAACAGAGGCGGCCCTGTCCACCGGTGAGCGGGGCGCTTTGGCAGAGATGCTGGGGGCCACGCGGCCCGGTTTTGTGCTGTGTGTACAACAGCAGGCCGATCCGCGCAGACTGCAGGAGATCGCCGAACTGGCCGCCCAAGCGGGTGCTCTCCCCTGCCGCATTCTTGCGCTGATCTTGGACGGTGCCGGCCCATTACCGAGCTCGTTGACTCTGCCCGAGGGGCTGACGGTCACCTGGTGTTATGCGCAGTTGGACACCAATACCCTGGCAACCATGCTGACGCAGCACGAGACCAAGGTTGATGCCATCCTGCTGGACCCCGCCGTATCCGACGCCCCCTTGCTGGAATGGCTCGCGGCTGGCCGCACCCTGGGCCAGGCGAAGGTCTGGACGTTTGGCATGCACGGGTGGGACACCGCCAAGTTCCGCACCATTGAGAGCGCGGCCGCAGCACAGCGCCTGCACCTCACATTTACGGCCAACGTCTGGATCGCGACACCCGAGGGCTGGACCTTGCCCCGCCTCGCAGCGCCGATTGCGGGCACTGTGGAACCCGTGCGCTACGGCTCCATCCCTGCGACTACCGACGAGATATGGGACCGCGCGGCCTTTCTCAAGTGCATAGAAACAGGCGTCTCCGGCTACCGCAAACACGGCGACAGACAAGCCTTTGCCAATCAACTGCCAGTCAACATTGCCAGCCAGTCCCCCGAGGTGCAGGAAGATTACACCCGCCTGCATTTCCCACCCTACAAGGACACGGAGTCCACCGAGCCCCATCTGATTGCCAGCCTGCGGAATGTCAGGGTGTCTGGCGTCCGAGGCTACATCTACTCGCGCAACAATGAGCTGCTGGAACAGTCCTTCGGAATCGGTCACGCCGGTGTGGCGGCACTTAAGGACCTGCTCCCGCCTTACGAGCCCATCCTGCGCAAGGCCGTTGCGACCACCGAACAATTCCAGTGGCTCACCATGGCGGGCGTCTTCTCCCCATCGGTACACCTGAGCGAACCCCACATCGTGGCCATGTGGCCGGACACCTATATCTACCACCATTGGCTGGTGGGGTGCCTCACCCGCTTCTGGTACCTGGATGAGTACCCCGAACTGGCGGATCTGCCCATTGTGATGAATCCCTTCATCCGGCGCTACCAGTTTGAATACATGGAGATGCTGGGGCTCAAGAAGAACCGGCTGGTCTTCTCCAATGACTCGGTTTCCCTGCATTTGAAGCAGGCGATTTACCCCACCCATTTCGGCACGGCCCCCCACAGTCCTGCGGCCATCCACTGGTTACGCAGCAAGTTTCTCAAACACGCGGCAAAAGTGCCTGCGGGTTATGAAAGCGGTCTCTACTACATCAGCAGAAAAGACGGCCGCTCACGGGAGATTACCAACGAGTCCGAGGTACTGGAGTTCCTGAAGCCTTACGGGTTCCAGATCGTGGAGTGGTCTGCGTTCAGCGTCGCCGAACAAATCGCGATGGCCCACCACGCCAAAGTGATCATTGGCGCCCACGGCTCCAACATGTCCAACACGGTGTACATCAACCCCGCGTGCAAGGTGCTGGACATCCGCAACACCAAGAACACCGGCCACGATCTGACGATCAGCGCCGCCACACAAGTCATCAGTGGAAAGTTTTATGCCACGCCAACGTATTGCCCGCCGCAACACGGGCGGCTTCGCACCGACACCTCGCTGGACATGTCGCATGACAACCATTCCATCGACATGGCCGACTTCAAGGCGGTATTCAGCCAAATGATGGACAGCTGA